The following coding sequences are from one Spea bombifrons isolate aSpeBom1 chromosome 13, aSpeBom1.2.pri, whole genome shotgun sequence window:
- the KCNJ16 gene encoding inward rectifier potassium channel 16: MSQSTETWRLVNFKEHSWYQYSTLGKKNFHSRFMQKDGSCNVYFRNILSEWESYVADIFTTLVDIKWRHMLIIFSLSYVLSWLLFGFIFWIIALQHGDLSNLEATPCIDNVHTFAGAFLFSLETQTTIGYGNRCVTEECSSAIILVTLQSVLSCIIDTFIIGAAMAKMATARKRAQTIRFSFFALVGLRDGKLCLMWRIGDFRSNHVVEGNVRAQLLRYNEDHEKGITLEYKDLKLVNDQIILVTPVTVVHVIDQDSPLYAFDRKALASDRFEILVTFIYTGDSTGTSHQSRTSYLPREILWGFRFNNILLAKKKYYKVDCEQFEEMTEYYAPFCSAKQLDINARPSSASIGSRPKFFGEVASTSSVGNGLSNVASTSSMPNNLLHMRSNTSVPSGLAHVGSTNSMPNGISNISPSITTVSSLGTEDSRNTDHEESGTVLAIQHHGEKRHRKITVTPSEISLES; the protein is encoded by the coding sequence ATGAGTCAAAGCACAGAAACGTGGAGGCTGGTGAACTTCAAGGAGCACAGCTGGTATCAGTACAGCACTTTGGGCAAAAAGAACTTCCACAGCCGCTTCATGCAGAAAGACGGAAGCTGCAACGTGTACTTCAGAAACATATTAAGCGAATGGGAAAGCTACGTAGCGGACATCTTTACAACCTTGGTGGACATCAAATGGCGTCACATGTTGATCATATTCTCCTTGTCTTATGTTCTCTCTTGGCTGCTGTTTGGATTTATATTCTGGATCATAGCCCTTCAACATGGAGACTTAAGCAATTTGGAGGCGACCCCGTGTATCGACAACGTGCACACGTTTGCAGGAGCGTTTCTGTTCTCTTTGGAAACCCAGACAACCATTGGGTATGGTAACCGCTGTGTGACGGAAGAGTGCTCTTCGGCTATTATTCTGGTAACGCTTCAATCGGTCCTGAGTTGCATAATCGATACGTTCATCATCGGCGCGGCTATGGCAAAGATGGCAACTGCGCGGAAGAGAGCGCAGACCATCCGCTTCAGTTTTTTTGCCCTCGTAGGCCTGAGAGATGGTAAACTCTGCCTCATGTGGCGTATTGGTGATTTCCGATCAAACCACGTGGTGGAAGGAAACGTTAGGGCCCAACTCTTGCGCTACAACGAAGATCACGAGAAAGGCATCACCTTGGAGTACAAAGACCTCAAATTGGTCAACGACCAGATAATACTGGTCACTCCAGTAACTGTCGTTCACGTGATTGACCAAGACAGTCCCTTGTATGCTTTTGACCGTAAAGCTTTGGCTTCGGATAGATTTGAGATCCTGGTCACGTTCATCTACACAGGCGATTCAACTGGAACATCTCACCAGTCAAGAACGTCCTATCTGCCGCGTGAAATCCTCTGGGGGTTTAGATTCAACAACATCTTGCTGGcgaagaaaaaatattacaaagtgGACTGTGAGCAGTTTGAGGAAATGACAGAATATTATGCACCTTTCTGCAGCGCAAAACAATTGGACATCAATGCTCGACCGAGTAGCGCATCTATCGGCTCTCGACCAAAGTTCTTTGGTGAAGTTGCTTCTACAAGCTCAGTGGGCAATGGCTTATCCAACGTTGCTTCCACAAGTTCGATGCCCAACAACCTGTTGCATATGAGGTCTAACACCTCCGTGCCCAGCGGGTTAGCCCACGTTGGATCTACAAACTCAATGCCCAACGGGATATCCAACATATCTCCAAGCATAACGACCGTGTCGTCGCTCGGAACCGAAGACAGCAGAAACACAGACCACGAGGAAAGCGGCACAGTCTTGGCCATCCAACACCACGGAGAAAAACGTCATCGTAAAATTACTGTAACCCCGAGTGAAATCTCATTGGAATCCTGA